The Clavelina lepadiformis chromosome 1, kaClaLepa1.1, whole genome shotgun sequence genome segment GAACCGGGTGAACTTAATATGATCTAACTACACTACTAATGTATCACCTGGCTGTCTGCGATCCAAATTAACTTAACACAACTTTATTGTATGCCACAATGTACATTTATGAAGGAACCGGAAACTTTGTTTAGTctgtttttatcagttttagtTTCTCTGCAGCTAAACATGCTACAGTCAGGTGAAGCAGCTTAGCCAGAGATTACAGAATGATGAGAGAATGTTATTTTCTAGTTCCCAATCAAACTAATTCACCAATCTTATCTCGACCTTCTACAAATCGCACAACTCAAATAAATGTTGAATGGAATAAACCATCTGGTGGTGATGATATTGTGGATTATGTGGTGGACTGGTGGCTTTCATCTTCGGATGGTTCCATAACATCATCATATGTAGTGCCTGGTGTGGCTACCACGGCATACATAATTGAAGGATTGACACCAGGAGAGACTTATGATGTCACTGTGAAAGCTCGTAACTCTGCTGGTGCTGGTCAACCGTCACCAAGTGCAAAGCACACAACAAGTGAGTTTCTTATTGATTATTTTAATACTTTGGCTTTGATTGTGTGGATTtgtgtaaaacaaatttcagcaaaGTTAAAGTGTTAaaggcaaaatatttgttatctTTTGCCTAATTATTTAACCTTTAGTAAAAgtactttttttcaattgtGTTAAACTTTCATTTCACTTTCATTTCACTTTCATTTCACTTTCATTTCACTTTCATTTCACTTTCATTTCACTTTCATTTCATTATGTTTGGATTGTAACCTTGACACGTTTActgttttagtatttactCATCGCCATTTCCACTTTTAGCTTATCACAGGATGAACTTTACCTGAGATACCTTGCTCTATGTGTTTGTGTGTTTCGATGAACTTAGTTTAAGACACCTTTTTTGATATCTGTTCACACTTTACCTTTTGTTCACTTTATTAAGCTTTTGACTTACTCCGGTGAGGAATTATTTATTGGGTATTATGAAAAACAATGTTGGTTTTCGAAATTAAGGAATTGtctttaatttgattttttttaaggAATTTTTCCTGTTGTCAGTTTACCATGATTAACTGATTATGCTTTCATGCAAAGGTTTGTGATTTCAGATAAATTGGCGCTCAGTTCATCGTAGTCAACCATGATTTTTATTGCTGTTTGAGTAGTTGTAATAGTGTCAGTGGCTCTGTGGTTGTTAAACGCTGTCTGGTCTCCTGTATCTATTTATAGGGCCCAATATATTTGTTTAAGGACAACAAAGTACTTTCAGTGTGTGTTTATGGTTACAAAATACCTTTGAGATTTAATAGCTGCTCTGTTATTGACGTGTTTACTGAACGTTGTTGAGCAAACTTTCACTTCGTTGTAGTTAAATCtctttacatttttatttcacgAAGTCTTGTGTAAAATTGTTGAACGTGCTTAATTTTACTCCTCTTGTACTTATTGATTATTcctattaaaaaaaaaacggtgAAATTTctgattaaatattttgttttctgaatTCTGATTCTATTCTATTCTATTTAAATTTCTGATTAAATGCAGACTTGCTTACTGCATTGTTATTGCACTATTGCAATATGTACTGTATCATCAGTTTCCTTTGTAAGGTGATTTCTCCAAAACATCCTGCTGATACATTTTACTATATTATTTAGtccagggctactcaactggcCTGGCCTCAACTGACCTTTTCAGTGTTGAATCCGGACTTTATCTGTCTTAGTATTTACGCAATTGAAATTGTTCATCATAAGTTTTGTTATTCCTActtattcaattaatcagcAAGAATGTAAGTGGTAAATTAATATCCATCCAGagaatttttatattatataccgtattttaatacatttgtatgacTGTAAGTTATTTCATGAGAGTTATAACGGACCTCAGCAAATTTTGAGCTTTTCTAACTGGACCTTTGCTAAGaatagttgagtagccctgatTTAGTCTGTTATTTGTATCATGCCATACAACAGTACATTTCATGCTgtattttgcattattttgcattataccACTCAGCAACACacttcattttgcaatttgtaatATGCAGTTTGTAGTTTactgtattattttattatgttGTTAGATCCAGATCCTGTGAAAAACTTCACTGTTAAACAAAACTCGAATGAACCAGACAAAATACTTGACCTAAAATGGAAAACGCCAAATGGAACTGGAGATAATATAACGGTGACAAATAACAATGCTGAATAACTTGTTCCCAGTGTTGATTATTGCCATTATTgatcattatttttttttaattgattaaattttaaattcattttttttatcacaCATCTTCCTATGTTAGTTTCTTACAAGTCAAgatcatatttttgtttcatgtgCATTTATAGATTCAATACCGGAGTCTCACAGAGCACACAATGAATACAAGATCTGTTGGGTTTGAAATTTCGCAAACTTCATTATTTGTTGTTCCTGGCAACAATTACACAGTGACTGTGACTGTCCATAGCAAAGGATATGAAAGCTCACCTGAGAGCATTGATACTAATTCAAGCGagtaaactttaattttaatcttaaAGGAAGCATCtgaatataaattaaattaaagttaattatgacgtaatatatAAGAAACTGTGGagaaaattaactttgttATGGTGGGTTTAATAGTTTCAGTTTTATGTTGTCAGTTGCTCTGATTTACAAATGTGTATGTAATGTATATAAAGAACCTTCAGAACCACATTTTATCGTGGATGTTTTCACCAATGAACTACAGGTCTATTGGACTTCACCTGGTGGTCATTATGAAGGTGTAGCTATATATTTCAACAACACTGTaagcatattttatttatacacAGTTCATACAAATAACTATACAAACTGAAGTATACTTTAACAACACTGTAAGCATACTGGATACTTGTTTTAATGCATTTGTTTTGTACGTAGTTTTGTAAATTAAAGATTTGCTGCAAAATTAGCTACAGCAATATATCACCACCGATgttttaacgaaaacattagtttgacaaaaaacaatgcaaaatagAGTAACCAGTAACGTACTATAACTATTCAAGACCTCAAATCAAtattgtttaaagaaaaagatCATCATAACAATACAAATTATATGTTTACGAGAATGCTGGTTTGCTAATCTGTCCAACTTTTTCATAGTTTTGTCTTTGATTTCACAGTTatctattttaaattttgcaggATATTGAAGTTGGAAATAGCGGCACATACAGCTTTACTGGCTTAGCGCCCTACACAAAGTATGAAGTAGAAATGTATTCGTGGATAACAAATGTTGAAGGAGAAGTGGAAAGAAGTAAATCATCTCCTGGAACTTATAAAACTTTACCAGGACGTATGTggcacaattttatattaaaaagtgtaaataagaacatttaatgaatttaataCTTTCTTATTAACAGCTCCACCTTTGCTTAATGCTGACTCATCACTAACTAATATTGCTGAGTCATCTTCCAAAACTATTACCATTGTGTTATCACCGAATACTTTTAGTGAAGAAAATGGACCAATTGAATATTATGGGATCTATATTGCTATCGGTGGTTAgtatttgaattaatttttaacaatcgTTTTATGATTACATGTAATAGATTCAAGTGGAGTTTGTGTCTCTTATTTAGGTTCAGACTTGTATCCAACTCTAACAACTATAAACAACTGCAAAAGTGTTACTGTCGTAAGTGAATGTGTCACACTTTGGACTGATGGTCAAGGCAACCTTATCCAGGATAATGTCCAGAAAATGATCACAGAAGTTAATCGTCAATCTGGATCCATCAAGGTGATAAGAAACTTGTTCTAACGTTTGCCAAAGAATAGACTGATCAGCAAACATGGAACTTTATAGATTTTGTAACAGCGCGTTTTTAAcatcttttactttttttatttagtttattaTTGGAGATGGTTCAGTTACACTGTCTCCATGTAACCACACCTATGTCAACTATCCTCTGCAACCTGATACTGGTTATCGTGTAGCTGTGGCTGCTAAGACTGGAAATGATCAAATGACTACAACAAATTGGTCTTTAATAATTGTTACTGGTAAGagttaattttgaaacaaagcgTTAGTTTCTGCTCATCCCTGtatgtgttttaaataaagtaGCCGACACCTTACATCTGcgcttattttttattttactcatTTTATGAAGTATTCAGAGAATGTCATGTAATAATTTAAACTCTTGGACTGTTGAACTCCTAAGCAATGGAAATTCATatgaattatattttgtgtTTGGTGGCTGTGCTAATCGTGTATCATTATAACAATATTGTGTTTAACACTTCCCATATTTTAAGCCCTTAGAGTTTAGCGATGAGTTTAGAGTCTTTTCTCACCTGTTAATTTcacatgtttttttattgagCTCTGTTGGAGCATCACTTCAAGTTATCCAAGTTTTCCAAAATAAGCAACATTGCCAACAAATATAATCAGCCTGAAGAAAGCAAATGCGTTTTTAGCATTtaattaacaaacatttttcttgaGGGTTATCTTTGATAAAAAGCTTACAAGTTGGTTGATCTAAAAGCAATTATGTACAGTGTGTCCATAACATCAAATGTAACGCAGGTAATTTCTATCCAACTTGTTACAACCTGTAAACCTAATGCCCTCCCGCAGGAAGGCTAATGAGGCTATCATGAACATAACTTTTTATCTCACTTAAAACGTAGCCGCTTTAATTGTTCACTTTCACTTGTTTCTTTCTGCTGCTGCATACATCTTTATAacattttaagtattttttgtGACCAATTCTTAAATGTGTtctactttattatttaagcACTGTATTGATACATGATGATATAAACATTCATATGTTTGTTATTCCATGTCATtctttatgtttattttctcTTCAATGTGTCAAGgcaatatgttttattttctatcaTAATAATACAATAGACATGTTGATGTTCGTGATACCACTTAGCAGGTTTTTGTTGATTGCGTTAAGCATAAGTCTGCTGCCATtaacattgtttttgtttcatatttaCGGACTTTTCTTATCAAATAAGATCCACAATCATCAGGTGAGATGGTTACAAATCTTTTTTGACTGTTAAACTacacaaattattattttatataaacttgtgttgtttagtttgtttattatgttGATTATGTTTTTTCATTCAGAGCAATTTGTTATGCTTATTAAAAAAGCTATTGTGCTAATTTAAGCGTTAGTTTTCACTCGATAAAAATCTTCATTTTAAGGATCAAACGCTGGTTTAATTGCTGGAGTAGTTTGTGGAGCAATTCTTCTCCTGCTGGTGATCATTGCCGGGATTTATTATTATCGTCGCCATGAAAAAAAAGGGTAAgttgtttatgtttgtttgttgaataaagttataaaaatatcaaagagaaagttttattttggaaACTTATCGCtttatgttgttgttgtttgtcttTTTTATGCTTCAAGCATTAGAAAATAAGTCAAACCTAGTGAACATaagtgttttaatattttaaacgaGCAGTTTCATTTcatgtttaaatttgttgCTTAACGTTTATTTTCTTCTGTTTTAAATAACAATATAATTCAACAGGATAACGGAAAGAAATCTGCCCTTTCCCAACTTGAATATTTCAACAGAGGATAACAGAAATCGgtaagtaaattttttataataggtttaaaattactttttaaaaatcacTTCTTAAAAACCATTACTTTTGATAGTGATTTTCATGGACTCTTACAATAGGTGGTTATGGATGATCACATTagatttatgttttttatgaGCTTAACACACTCCTTCGGTATCTTGTGTTATTGGTAACATCCTTAcatacttttttgaaaaaaaaaaacaagtcaaacatTATCGTAGATCTATTCCAATGTCAAAGTTTAAAACTAAGTTCAAACTTTCCTCACAAATGGACCTGCAAAGTGAATTTAGGGTAAGAGGCATCAGATAAATTGATCAAAGCTGTTAATCCTCAAAATCTATGTTTAAATTTGTCATCTTGGGCAAAACTTGTTGATAATCAATTCTACTTATAACTATTTGCGGTGTTGAttcaattatatatattttgtttctgaGATTACATAAATTGATTGCATGTTGATGGTTTGATTCCAACTCTTCAATCATGTTCACGAATCTGCATCGCATGTTATTTATGAATACTAGTATGCATTGATTTGCTTGAATTTAGTCGTTGAGTCTTTAATAATCATCAATGTTCCATGTCTAAAGACATAGAATAGTAATTAATTTCTTCCGCTATCTGAAATACTTAATGTAAATGATTGTAATATAATaatagttaaaatataataatataattgaACGTTTGATAATAACAAGCGTTAGTTAAGCAGTGATTAACAAAAGAACTGGTGTGCGGTGTTTACAGAAATTACCAAAACCTGCAAAGTCGTCTCTCACTGCTGATCAAAATCAAGATCGCAATCGTCACTCTGACTTTGTACCATGTGAGCATCCAGCTAAtaagttatttgtttgtttctaaTACTTGAAGTTTCTCATCAACGCTTATGTGCTAGATGATTCGAATCGAGTTAAGCTTGTTCCTATAATGGAGAAATCTGCTTGCGACTACATTAACGCCAGTTATGTTGCAGTAAGTAGCACTTCATGGTTTTGTCGTATGCTGTGGTTTGAACTGTTTgt includes the following:
- the LOC143450059 gene encoding receptor-type tyrosine-protein phosphatase beta-like; amino-acid sequence: MKAHLRALILIQAKPSEPHFIVDVFTNELQVYWTSPGGHYEGVAIYFNNTDIEVGNSGTYSFTGLAPYTKYEVEMYSWITNVEGEVERSKSSPGTYKTLPGPPPLLNADSSLTNIAESSSKTITIVLSPNTFSEENGPIEYYGIYIAIGGSDLYPTLTTINNCKSVTVVSECVTLWTDGQGNLIQDNVQKMITEVNRQSGSIKFIIGDGSVTLSPCNHTYVNYPLQPDTGYRVAVAAKTGNDQMTTTNWSLIIVTDPQSSGSNAGLIAGVVCGAILLLLVIIAGIYYYRRHEKKGITERNLPFPNLNISTEDNRNRSIPMSKFKTKFKLSSQMDLQSEFRKLPKPAKSSLTADQNQDRNRHSDFVPYDSNRVKLVPIMEKSACDYINASYVAGYTSSKEYIATQGSLANTMNDFWRMIWEQECSYIAMIGELVVKGEVACSKYWPSENGSIASDDLSISLVSETVERWTKRVIKLESKRKVRLIKQFQFPEWLDEGYQKEYLKSLVDFATFIRSELKKDANPGPVVVHCSNGSGRTGTFISLDRLLQEMQEKSSVNIFETVQQLRQDRMVMVENFSQYLVLYKSVEYAVKCNMYDDVIFDNKYENTMLSNNQDVVYQTIPELYEEYERIEG